A stretch of Paludisphaera borealis DNA encodes these proteins:
- a CDS encoding sigma-70 family RNA polymerase sigma factor, whose translation MAKSGKGLVLQDLDRLFRRGTVPSGDGALLDSFLTRGDESAFEALVGRHGPMVRGVCRRLLASPHDADDVFQATFLVLVRKGRRLRDPDRLGPWLHGVATREALKARAARRADRTIPDVPSREGGNAEWSDVMPIIDAELARLPAKHREVLVTCLLDGATAEEASHRLACPVGTVKSRLARAREALRVRLTSRGVAPAVAVAALTSADAFASPVSSTLIRATLKAAASHAAESGVVSLITGVAPTMISKSTLSALVLIGVSVVGLGAAAWIKPSLAQIQQPSSGARPQGAATAPGETEASRVQARNLKEILLASHGYAAANNCFPQPAIYGDGNQPLLSWRVAILPYLGQNELYQQFHLNETWDSPHNKALINRMPAVFETPAAPAPKGQTRFRGFAGKGSVFDPEFTSDAGQNAGAMGGGMGSMMGGGGQSEMMSSMMGGMMRGRMGGGTAAVKQGVDQRNVDRAKQQEEARSRETDAPADDSNRQQQPPRGTDQRVPQPGASSVEPEAGGGAAAMGSGMMGGMMGMEMGSASSAVVRRGVRIADITDGTSNTVFIAVARDATPWTKPNELPFVPDQDLPALDDGDPRGYVLGMCDGTVRLLKKDGPSLHRVLTALITRSSGEVVSSDVYHHVGGPSGAASPLAARANPPAAEAPGSASMEERMRTVEEKLDRLLEKLDAK comes from the coding sequence ATGGCAAAGAGCGGTAAGGGGCTCGTGCTTCAGGATTTGGATCGTCTCTTCCGCCGCGGGACCGTTCCGTCCGGGGACGGCGCCCTGCTCGACAGCTTCTTGACCCGGGGGGACGAATCGGCCTTCGAGGCGCTGGTGGGTCGTCACGGGCCAATGGTCCGGGGCGTCTGCCGGCGGCTGCTGGCCAGCCCCCACGACGCGGACGACGTGTTCCAGGCGACGTTCCTCGTCCTGGTGCGGAAGGGGAGGCGGCTGCGCGACCCCGACCGCCTGGGGCCTTGGCTGCACGGGGTGGCGACGCGCGAGGCTCTCAAGGCCCGCGCCGCTCGCCGCGCGGATCGGACGATCCCCGACGTTCCTTCCCGCGAGGGAGGGAACGCCGAATGGTCCGACGTGATGCCGATCATCGACGCCGAACTGGCCCGGCTGCCGGCGAAGCACCGCGAGGTGCTCGTCACGTGCCTGCTCGACGGCGCGACGGCCGAAGAGGCGTCGCATCGGCTCGCCTGCCCGGTCGGGACCGTCAAGAGCCGCCTGGCCCGCGCCCGCGAGGCCCTGCGCGTCCGCCTGACGAGCCGAGGCGTCGCCCCGGCCGTCGCCGTCGCGGCCCTGACGTCCGCCGACGCGTTCGCGTCTCCCGTCTCGTCCACCCTGATCCGCGCGACCCTGAAGGCGGCGGCGTCCCACGCCGCCGAATCGGGCGTCGTCTCACTCATCACGGGAGTCGCACCAACCATGATCTCGAAATCGACCCTATCGGCTCTGGTTCTCATCGGCGTCAGCGTCGTCGGGCTCGGCGCCGCGGCCTGGATCAAGCCGTCGCTGGCCCAGATCCAACAGCCGTCGTCCGGAGCCCGGCCGCAAGGGGCGGCCACGGCTCCCGGCGAAACGGAAGCATCGCGCGTCCAGGCGCGGAACCTCAAAGAGATCCTCCTCGCCTCGCACGGTTACGCCGCGGCGAACAATTGCTTCCCACAGCCGGCGATCTACGGCGACGGCAACCAACCGCTTCTGAGCTGGCGCGTCGCGATCCTGCCCTACCTCGGTCAGAACGAGTTGTATCAGCAATTTCATCTGAATGAGACGTGGGACAGCCCGCACAACAAGGCGCTGATCAACCGCATGCCCGCCGTCTTCGAGACCCCCGCCGCCCCCGCGCCCAAGGGACAAACCCGGTTCCGAGGCTTCGCCGGCAAGGGCTCCGTCTTCGACCCGGAATTCACTTCCGACGCCGGCCAGAATGCGGGCGCGATGGGCGGCGGCATGGGCAGCATGATGGGCGGAGGCGGCCAGAGCGAAATGATGAGCAGCATGATGGGCGGGATGATGAGGGGGCGGATGGGCGGCGGCACGGCAGCCGTGAAGCAGGGCGTCGATCAGCGAAACGTCGACCGCGCCAAGCAGCAGGAGGAAGCCCGCAGTCGCGAGACGGACGCACCGGCCGATGACTCGAATCGACAGCAACAGCCTCCCAGGGGAACCGATCAGCGCGTCCCTCAGCCTGGAGCAAGCTCGGTCGAGCCCGAAGCCGGCGGCGGGGCGGCCGCGATGGGAAGCGGGATGATGGGTGGCATGATGGGAATGGAAATGGGATCGGCTTCGTCGGCCGTCGTCCGCAGAGGCGTCCGCATCGCGGACATCACCGATGGCACGTCGAACACGGTGTTCATCGCCGTGGCCCGCGACGCGACCCCCTGGACGAAGCCGAACGAGCTGCCGTTCGTCCCCGACCAGGACCTTCCGGCGCTGGACGACGGCGACCCGAGAGGGTACGTCCTGGGCATGTGCGATGGAACGGTCCGTCTGCTCAAGAAGGACGGCCCAAGCCTGCACCGCGTCTTGACCGCCCTGATCACCCGGTCCAGCGGCGAGGTCGTCTCCTCGGACGTCTATCACCACGTGGGCGGTCCGTCCGGCGCCGCTTCCCCGCTCGCTGCGCGTGCGAACCCGCCGGCCGCCGAGGCGCCCGGATCGGCGTCGATGGAAGAGCGGATGCGGACGGTCGAGGAGAAGCTCGACCGACTCCTGGAAAAGCTCGACGCGAAATAG
- a CDS encoding DUF1553 domain-containing protein yields the protein MNPRSRRFLRGAILGILWLGALAGAPTIADEPKPRPKVDFNYEIRPILSDKCFHCHGPDPKNQKAGLRLDELAGATSETKSGIRAVVPGNLDDSELIARITSDDEDERMPPKSLGRSLSPSEVELLKRWIEEGAEWKDHWAFITPARIAPPEVAAAGRIVNPIDRFVIARLEAEGLGLAPEATRERLIRRLSFDLTGLPPSLDAIDAFVADARPDAYERLVDRLLASPRFGERMAVDWLDVARYADTFGYQADVYRAMWPWRDWVVNAFNTNLPYDKFISWQLAGDLAPRPSREQVLATAFNRHHRQTNEGGSIEEEWRTEYVADRTITFGSAFLGLTLECARCHTHKYDPITQNEFYSLFSFFNNIDESGLYSHFTDAVPTPTLRLTEADRERAVADVEKRLQSAEADLHDQAEARRPAFEAWLKSVDRKAPAPALAGRIGDFPLDAVDGGKTVNRADAAKPATVAEAPAPVEGRVGRALKFDGENSVTLPLGNFDRYQPFSLGLWIKTPDVKDRAVVLRRSMAWTDAGSRGYQILIEDGKLTAALVHFWPGNAIGIAARDPLPINKWVHVALTYDGSSRADGLILYVDGKPAPREVVRDKLTKNITGGGGDDLVIGQRFRDRGFKNGEVDEVQVFNRALTAVEAAQLSDPSSIEKHLTVDPKTLTDADRDSLFAYYLANFDADYKGRLAALEGLRKERSGLVDSMAEIMVMKELPTPRPTFVLRRGAYDAPGEQVSPRTPASLLAFPADAPRNRLGLARWLTDPRHPLTARVTVNRWWQSVFGRGLVATPEDFGSQGMLPSHPALLDWLARELVDSGWDVKRVWRLMVTSATYRQSSDASPELYARDPDNVLLAHGPRYRLPAEMVRDAALAASGQLVDVIGGPSVKPFQPAGLWEEKSNIPYVRDVGAGSHRRSMYTYWKRTSPPPAMLTFDAANREVCAVKRLPTATPLQALVLLNDTQYVEAARVLAERATREGGPNLSDRLVFLVRVLTGRRPDDRELATLESLYREQYDEFRSGRADADKLLAVGDAPRAPGVDPAEAAALTIVAQALLNYDETVMNR from the coding sequence ATGAATCCACGATCACGCCGGTTCCTCCGTGGGGCGATCCTGGGAATCCTGTGGCTCGGAGCGCTCGCCGGCGCGCCGACGATCGCCGACGAACCCAAGCCCCGGCCGAAGGTCGATTTCAACTACGAGATCCGGCCGATCCTCTCGGACAAGTGTTTCCACTGCCACGGCCCCGACCCCAAGAACCAGAAGGCCGGGCTGCGACTCGACGAGCTGGCGGGCGCGACCAGCGAGACCAAGAGCGGAATCCGGGCCGTCGTGCCGGGGAACCTCGACGACAGCGAGCTGATCGCGCGGATCACCAGCGACGACGAGGACGAGCGGATGCCGCCGAAGTCGCTCGGGCGGAGCCTCTCCCCGAGCGAGGTCGAGCTGCTCAAGCGGTGGATCGAGGAAGGGGCCGAGTGGAAAGACCACTGGGCGTTCATCACGCCGGCCCGGATCGCCCCCCCGGAAGTCGCCGCGGCCGGCCGGATCGTCAACCCGATCGACCGGTTCGTGATCGCCCGGCTTGAAGCCGAAGGGCTGGGCCTCGCCCCCGAGGCCACGCGCGAGCGGCTGATCCGGCGGCTGAGCTTCGATCTGACCGGCCTGCCGCCGTCGCTCGACGCGATCGACGCGTTCGTCGCCGACGCCCGGCCCGACGCCTACGAGCGGCTCGTCGACCGGCTGCTGGCCTCGCCCCGGTTCGGCGAGCGGATGGCCGTCGACTGGCTCGACGTCGCCCGATACGCCGACACCTTCGGCTACCAGGCCGACGTCTACCGCGCCATGTGGCCCTGGCGCGACTGGGTCGTCAACGCCTTCAACACCAACTTACCTTATGACAAGTTCATCTCCTGGCAGCTCGCCGGCGACCTCGCGCCACGGCCCTCGCGCGAGCAGGTGCTGGCCACGGCCTTCAACCGCCACCACCGCCAGACCAACGAAGGGGGCTCGATCGAGGAGGAGTGGCGCACCGAGTACGTCGCCGACCGCACCATCACGTTCGGTTCGGCGTTCCTCGGCCTCACGCTCGAATGCGCCCGGTGCCATACGCACAAGTACGACCCGATCACGCAGAACGAGTTCTACTCGCTGTTCAGCTTCTTCAACAACATCGACGAATCGGGCCTGTATTCGCACTTCACCGACGCCGTCCCCACCCCCACGCTCCGGCTGACCGAGGCCGACCGCGAGCGGGCCGTCGCCGACGTCGAGAAGCGGCTTCAATCCGCCGAGGCCGACCTCCACGACCAGGCCGAGGCCCGCCGTCCCGCCTTCGAAGCGTGGTTGAAGTCGGTCGATCGCAAGGCCCCCGCGCCCGCCCTCGCCGGCCGGATCGGCGACTTCCCGCTCGACGCGGTCGACGGCGGCAAGACCGTCAACCGGGCCGACGCCGCGAAGCCCGCGACGGTCGCCGAGGCCCCCGCGCCGGTCGAGGGTCGCGTCGGCCGCGCGCTGAAGTTCGACGGCGAGAACAGCGTCACGCTGCCGCTCGGCAATTTCGACCGCTATCAGCCGTTCTCGCTCGGGCTCTGGATCAAAACGCCCGACGTCAAGGACCGCGCCGTGGTGCTGCGGCGGTCGATGGCCTGGACCGACGCCGGCAGCCGGGGTTATCAGATCCTGATCGAGGACGGCAAGCTCACCGCCGCCCTCGTCCACTTCTGGCCCGGCAACGCGATCGGGATTGCCGCCCGCGATCCCCTACCGATCAACAAATGGGTCCACGTCGCGCTGACGTACGACGGGTCGAGTCGGGCCGACGGCCTGATCCTCTACGTCGATGGTAAGCCGGCCCCCCGCGAGGTCGTCCGCGACAAGCTGACGAAGAACATCACCGGCGGCGGCGGCGACGACCTGGTCATCGGCCAGCGGTTCCGCGACCGAGGTTTCAAGAACGGCGAGGTCGACGAGGTCCAGGTCTTCAACCGCGCGCTCACGGCCGTCGAGGCCGCCCAGCTTTCCGACCCGTCGTCGATCGAAAAGCATTTGACCGTTGATCCCAAGACCCTCACCGACGCCGATCGCGATTCCCTCTTCGCCTACTACCTGGCGAACTTCGACGCCGACTACAAGGGCCGGCTGGCCGCTCTCGAAGGGCTCCGCAAGGAACGAAGCGGGCTGGTCGATTCGATGGCCGAGATCATGGTGATGAAGGAGCTGCCGACGCCCCGGCCGACGTTCGTGCTCCGTCGAGGCGCGTACGACGCGCCCGGCGAGCAAGTCTCGCCGCGCACGCCGGCCAGCCTGCTGGCGTTCCCGGCCGACGCCCCCAGGAACCGCCTCGGCCTGGCGCGCTGGCTGACCGACCCGCGGCACCCGCTCACCGCCCGGGTGACGGTCAACCGCTGGTGGCAGTCGGTCTTCGGCCGAGGGCTGGTGGCGACTCCCGAGGACTTCGGCAGCCAGGGGATGCTCCCCTCGCACCCGGCGTTGCTCGACTGGCTGGCGCGCGAGCTGGTCGATTCGGGGTGGGACGTCAAGCGGGTCTGGCGGCTGATGGTCACCTCGGCGACCTACCGGCAAAGCTCCGACGCCTCGCCCGAGCTGTACGCCCGCGATCCCGACAACGTGCTGCTCGCCCACGGCCCTCGGTACCGGCTGCCGGCCGAGATGGTCCGCGACGCCGCGCTGGCGGCCTCCGGCCAGCTCGTCGACGTGATCGGCGGGCCGTCGGTCAAGCCGTTCCAGCCGGCCGGCTTGTGGGAGGAGAAGTCGAACATCCCCTACGTCCGCGACGTCGGCGCCGGCAGCCACCGCCGCAGCATGTACACGTACTGGAAGCGGACCTCGCCCCCCCCCGCGATGCTCACGTTCGACGCCGCCAACCGCGAGGTCTGCGCCGTCAAGCGCCTGCCCACCGCCACGCCGCTCCAGGCGCTCGTGCTGCTCAACGACACCCAGTACGTCGAGGCCGCCCGGGTGCTGGCCGAGCGCGCGACCCGCGAGGGGGGCCCGAACCTGTCCGACCGCCTCGTCTTCCTCGTCCGCGTCCTGACCGGCCGCCGGCCCGACGACCGCGAGCTGGCGACCCTGGAATCGCTCTACCGCGAGCAATACGACGAGTTCCGATCCGGCCGGGCCGACGCCGACAAGCTGCTGGCCGTCGGCGACGCCCCCCGCGCCCCCGGCGTCGACCCCGCCGAGGCCGCCGCGCTGACGATCGTCGCCCAGGCGTTGCTCAATTATGATGAGACCGTCATGAATCGTTGA
- a CDS encoding YkgJ family cysteine cluster protein, which yields MQREPEVDPRMATVDMTLDGEGWRFRARMTVPTGPSRPDDLLPLARALSDAMVGETVRAVERSGECISCKAGCGACCRQLVAISEVEARRIAGVVERLPEPRRSAIRARFAEARRRLDEAGLLHDLQDTETVTDAGYGALTTAYFAERIACPFLEEESCSIYEERPITCREYLVASPAENCSRPTPENIRRVKILMPVFNAVARWQVPPSEHFLERWVPLILAPEWAEDHPDDAPPRPGLDLLRALLDNLAGSGDPPGEVEGGADDPSDGPEHRDEPGEEASEAP from the coding sequence ATGCAGCGCGAACCCGAGGTCGATCCCCGGATGGCGACGGTCGACATGACCCTCGACGGCGAGGGCTGGCGGTTTCGGGCCCGGATGACGGTCCCGACGGGCCCTTCCCGTCCCGATGACCTCCTGCCGTTGGCCCGAGCCCTCTCGGACGCCATGGTCGGCGAGACGGTCCGGGCCGTCGAGCGGTCGGGGGAGTGCATCTCCTGCAAAGCGGGCTGCGGCGCCTGCTGCCGGCAGCTCGTGGCCATCTCGGAGGTCGAGGCCCGTCGCATCGCGGGGGTTGTGGAGCGGCTCCCCGAGCCGCGGCGGTCCGCGATCCGCGCCCGCTTCGCCGAGGCGCGTCGCCGGCTGGACGAAGCCGGGCTGTTGCACGACCTCCAGGACACGGAGACGGTCACCGACGCCGGCTACGGGGCCCTGACCACCGCCTATTTCGCGGAGCGGATCGCGTGCCCGTTCCTGGAGGAGGAGTCCTGCTCCATCTATGAGGAGCGCCCCATCACCTGCCGGGAATACTTGGTGGCCTCGCCCGCGGAGAATTGCTCCCGGCCGACCCCGGAGAATATCCGACGCGTCAAGATCCTGATGCCGGTCTTCAACGCGGTCGCCCGCTGGCAGGTCCCTCCCTCGGAGCACTTCCTCGAAAGATGGGTCCCCCTGATCCTGGCGCCGGAGTGGGCCGAGGATCACCCCGACGACGCGCCGCCCCGGCCGGGGCTGGACCTGCTGCGCGCGTTGCTCGACAACCTGGCGGGGAGTGGGGATCCCCCCGGCGAGGTTGAAGGAGGGGCTGACGACCCCTCGGACGGCCCCGAACACCGAGATGAGCCCGGAGAAGAGGCGAGCGAGGCCCCGTGA
- a CDS encoding toll/interleukin-1 receptor domain-containing protein, which yields MDRDEALRLLTGGEEGVRKWNEHRQVGGEIPSLVGADLREADLRRANLFRADLSRADLVGANLRVASLMGANLRRTDLREAYLTGADLRGADLRWASLSRANLVEAHLVGANLSRAHLVGADLNRAFFQGSICRSTNFANLDLSEAQGLDETVHHGPSSVGVDTLFASKGRIPEAFLKGCGVPEALIVQLPSLIGSMNPIQFYSCFISHSSADKEFARRLHSRMVQENLRVWFDEVDMRSGKKIHEQIDEAIRLYDRLLLVLSPNSMNSEWVKTELRKAFKIEKREGKRKLFPVGLAPYSAMRDWECFDADHGKDLAVEVREYFIPDFSNWKDHDAFEAQFGRLLRDLKSEAT from the coding sequence ATGGATCGCGACGAGGCGTTGAGGCTGCTCACTGGCGGCGAGGAGGGCGTCCGCAAGTGGAATGAGCATCGTCAGGTCGGCGGTGAGATTCCAAGTCTCGTTGGCGCCGACCTCCGCGAGGCCGACCTCCGCAGGGCCAACCTCTTCAGGGCCGACCTCAGCAGGGCCGACCTCGTCGGGGCCAACCTCCGCGTGGCCAGCCTCATGGGGGCCAACCTCCGCAGGACCGACCTCCGCGAAGCCTACCTCACCGGGGCCGACCTCCGCGGGGCCGACCTCCGCTGGGCCAGCCTCAGCAGGGCCAACCTCGTCGAGGCGCACCTCGTCGGGGCCAACCTCAGCAGGGCGCACCTCGTCGGGGCCGACCTCAACAGGGCTTTTTTTCAAGGCTCCATATGCCGTAGCACCAATTTCGCCAACTTAGACCTCTCCGAAGCCCAAGGCCTGGACGAGACTGTTCATCACGGCCCCAGCTCCGTCGGCGTGGACACCCTCTTTGCATCAAAGGGTCGGATTCCCGAAGCGTTCCTCAAGGGATGTGGTGTTCCCGAAGCCCTCATCGTCCAGTTGCCCTCGCTGATCGGGTCCATGAATCCAATCCAGTTCTACTCGTGCTTCATCAGCCATAGTTCGGCCGACAAGGAATTCGCTCGCAGGCTGCACTCTCGGATGGTCCAGGAGAACTTGAGGGTCTGGTTCGACGAGGTCGATATGCGGTCGGGCAAGAAGATCCACGAGCAGATCGACGAGGCGATCCGGCTCTACGATCGACTCCTGCTCGTCCTGTCGCCGAACAGCATGAACAGCGAGTGGGTCAAGACCGAGCTTCGCAAGGCGTTCAAGATCGAGAAGCGGGAAGGTAAGAGGAAGTTGTTCCCCGTCGGGCTGGCGCCGTATTCCGCTATGCGGGATTGGGAGTGTTTCGACGCGGACCATGGCAAAGACCTGGCCGTCGAGGTCCGGGAGTACTTCATCCCCGATTTTTCCAACTGGAAGGACCACGACGCATTCGAGGCCCAGTTCGGCAGGCTCTTGCGGGATCTGAAGTCTGAGGCGACCTAG